The sequence ACTAAAGGAGAAGATTAaagttgtagaagaagaaatcaaactcgctctttaaataaatgatacatTATGTCGTATATCATTTATGGATATCACATCTCTTATATCATTTATCTATCTTTtcttatttgttaaatatttatgattATGTGAATCAGAAATAAAACGTATCGatattgatatatatgactaatatgattATTTCTAATCgatagaaataaaattattattgaaatcgattttaaaagaaattatgagaataattaatttataaatataaaatatgtaaaatgcATATGTACTTTTGGAgggcttttaaatataatggggagagaaaaaaacagaatgcttttataatagtttagtttttgaagcttaagaaaaaatgagaaaggaaggaagaaaaaaaaaaagtggctttcaaacttaaaaaaaacaaaaaaagcaaaaaaaaatgtgattgtcaaaaaaaaaaaaaaaagatgtcaagattttaaacatttttaaagtcttaaaagtatgttaccatatatatataaagaattaaaacaatataaagtAAAAGATTGTGTGAaagctattattattattattactacatAGTACTAACTGTTAAGCAAACATTTGTCAATGTAATATGTGTTCTGTACTcatataattgattaaaaatagTTCAGTTTCTATGACTGGAAAagtagtctatatatataaatattatattattaatatatataaaagatgatgtgaaaaacttttattattattaaatagtattaattattatgaaatatttatcGGCCTAATATAGGTTCTTTATTTAagtcattaataaaatatttaagtttcaATGAttggaaaattatatatatgtataactacagaaatatatataacaaagaaatattttaagTCGAACAAAATCTCaagttattttcaaaattaaaaaagaacgaGTTAGTAAGTTTCTAGGCTTATCTTTTCAGGATATTTAGTAAAATTTTTGACTTTATTTTCCTAagatttatctataaatttgcttcgaaaatatttttattcatctattgtaATTATGATCTTTTTTTGATTACACAGAAAATCATAATGGACGTCCAAATAATCAATGTTATTCGTGAACCATGTGCTTTGTGtactaccaaaaacaaaacctgcTCTCAAAATTGCGAATTTGCACCTTATTTCCCTGCAGAAAagtattatattttcttatctataattttttgctagatttattattgtaaatatGATCAGCTAAGTTATTTATTAATACTAAtcaatattgattattttttacagAAAACTTGAGTATAAAAATGCACATGACTTATTTGGTACCCCAAATATTATGAAGATGATGCGATTCGCGCCCACAACAGAAGAAAAATGCATGTTGGCATCATCTATACTCATGGAAGGTAAGGCTTGGAAAGATGATCACGCGAAAGGTGGATTTGAAAAGATCCGAAAATTAAAGTGGGAAATTTTACTACGTAAACTATACCTCAATGAACTAAAGGAGAAGATTAaagttgtagaagaagaaatcaaactcgctctttaaataaatgatacatATGTCGTATATCATTTATCGATATCACATATCTTATATCATTTATCTATCTTttcttatttgttatatatttatgattatgtGAATCAGAAATAAAATGTATCGatattgatatatatgactaatatgattATTTCTAATCgatagaaataaaattattattgaaatcgattttaaaagaaattatgagaataattaatttataaatataaaatatgtaaaatgcATATGTACTTTTGGAgggcttttaaatataatggggagagaaaaaacagaatgcttttataatagtttagtttttgaagcttaagaaaaaatgagaaaggaaggaagaaaaaaaaaaaagtggctttcaaacttaaaaaaaaacaaaNAAAAGCAAAAAAAGtgtgattgtcaaaaaaaaaaaaaagatgtcaagattttaaacatttttaaagtcttaaaagtatgttaccatatatatataaagaattaaaacaataatataaagtaAAAGATTGTGTGAaagctattattattattattactacatTGTACTAACGGTTAAGCAAACATTTGTCAATGTAATATGTGTTCTTTactcatataattaattaaaaatagttcagttagtactatatatataaatagtccAGTTTCTATGACTGGAAAagtagtctatatatataaatattatattattaatatatataaaagatgatgtgaaaaacttttattattattaaatagtattaattattatgaaatatttatcGGCCTAATATAAGTTCTTTATTtatcgaaaatatttttattcatctattgtaattatgatctttttttgtttacacaGAAAATCATAATGGACGTCCAAATAATCAATGTTATTCGTGAACCATGTGCTTTGTGTACTACCAAAATCAAATCCTGCTCTCAAAATTGCGAATTTGCACCTTATTTCCCTGCAGAAAAGTATTATATTATCTTATCTATAATTTTTTGCTAgatttattattgtaaatatGATCAGCTAAGTTATTTATTAATACTAAtcaatattgattattttttacagAAAACTTGAGTATAAAAATGCACATGAATTATTTGGTATCCCAAATATTATGAAGATGATGCGATTCGCGCCCACAACAGAAGAAAAATGCATGTTGGCATCATCTATACTCATGGAAGGTAAGGCTTGGAAAGATGATCACGCGAAAGGTGGATTTGAAAAGATCCGAAAATTAAAGTGGGAAATTTTACTACGTAAACTCTACCTCAATGAACTAAAGGAGAAGATTAaagttgtagaagaagaaatcaaactcgctgtttaaataaataatataatatgtcgTATATCATATATGGGTATCATATATCTTATATCATTTATCTATCTTTtcttatttgttaaatatttatgattATGTGAATCAGAAATAAAATGTattgatattgatatatatgactaatatgattatttttaatcgATAGTTGATGTTATTTAGTTGTTGTGCATAAATTCTAAAcctaaaatgaaaactttaatttaaaaccTAGAAAGACATATTGTACACATAAAAGCCGACGTTATACTAGCGCCATACTAGCGAATCCTGCGATCGGAGGATTCGTGTCGcactgtggatggaactcgacACTAGAGAGTCTTTGGTTCTGTGTTCCGATCGCGACGTGGCCGTTTTACGCCGAGCAACAGTTTAACGCGTTCGAGATGCTTGAAGAGCTAGGGCTTGCGGTGGAGATCCGAAATAGTTTCCGGTCAGAGACAGAGTTAATGACGGCTgaggagatagagagagggATCAGGTGTTTGATGGAGCATAATAGTGACGTGAGGCATAAAGTGAAGGAGATGAGTGCGAAGAGTCATGTAGCATTAATGGACGGTGGATCTTCACACACTGCTCTTATAAAATTCAGACAAGACGTTACTAAGAATATTCACAAATCTTAAAGAACGTCCCGACAACAACTATCATGGTTTACATTTCGTCAATTAAATCTTGAGTATCATGCGATTGATAGGACAGTATATAATTGACTGAATGGGTAAACAATGATAGTTGTTGTGATTATTCCAAGGATACACAAAGAAAACGTAGTACAGGTAAGGTGTTGTTGTTGGAACTAAGGGGAACtagggatttttatttttcagatgatgtatcaaaatatatcaaattcttctgagatatatacatatttcaaataaataagTTTATGATTACTATTTATATAATTGTTGTGTAATGTCTGTGTTCTTAGCGTGAATATTAATCACATGATTCACAATGTAAAACAAATAACGAAGTAACTATATTTAACGACCACAGTGATGACTAAAAACTCTTCCTCCAATACAAGAATGTTAGCTTCGACTTTACAAAACAGTATTTGTGATATATATGCCTGAATCGCAATTGAACTGATACATTTGATCACATTAGTTGCTAAACGTTAGTTCTAGTCTTCtagatatatgtataatttgCCTATTACCACAATAGAGGATTATGGACCAGACTAGTCTAGTAGATATTATGGCCTTAGTTATGGGCCATGTTTCATGTCCactttactatatattaaaaatagttatgTTTTCCGCTGTTCTGGGAGTTGAAGCTTTTAAGTACTAGACGAAGTATTTTTCAAATGGAATTATGAGAACCAGGCCTGGTGAGAACATTACAATTTGAAATGGTTTAACAAAAATAGTCTCTCACATACTTAGTGGAGAAGTTAGTAGCCTTAGCTAGACTTAATAGAAATGTGGGAACttagggtttaattttttaatagtaGGAAATAATAGTTTAAAACGTAAAAGATAAAGATAGTGAATGATTAAAAAGAGATGAATCACAAAAATCTCACAAGACTCTCAAGCGAAGCAAAATATTATTTCTACGCCAGTACCCGTGGTGATCACAGTTGTTCGAAAGATTCAGTGATTAATGGACTTTTGTAAGGGTGATGATTTCGTACACGTCTACTATTAAAAATGGAACTATTTagtaaatcaattaaaatcttaaCCCACAGGCCACAGTCATAAAATCTAGGTTAATATGCAAAAAACTAAGAAGGGTTTATAACCTCTATATCCTTTTTTATCTTCGTTTTAATCATCTCTTCTTAAAAAGAAGTGCTAAGCATTGAACGctgacatttttatttaatttggcaTTAAtattgctttttatttcttcttaaaaccttttttggttcaattaggTTTTCTTAGTTAAAGAAATGAATGCCTTAAACttttttaaggaaataaaaagCCTCAGGGAATTAACCAACTTCGAAAACTCTGTAAAGGGGACCTGCCAACAACTATCTGCCAAACAAGAGGAAGTAGATATATGGAAGCTTTATTTGGTATTATATTAGGTCAAATATCTCTAGCGCACCCTTTGAATTTCTTGATCAATCGAAACTATTTAAGTCATTAACCAcaattgcatatatatacaaatcattaGGTATTTACTTTTCAAGAAGTTATGTCGgttttataatttagaaaaagataaaaagataaaaaaaaatatatgttaaagtTACTTCCAAACAATATTGTGCCATCTTATATTTGGAATCCTTCTTCGTTATTTAGTGGTGTCTTGCAcgatttaatttttggtttttgatgaaACTTCAATTCGTTAGCAACCTTCATAATTGTTTCTACTAATGcctcaaaataatttttttaagaaatgcCAGATTAAAGAAGATGACAACATATAAGAGAGACAACGGCAAAGTTTTCGCGATAAAACAAGACAGGTGATCTAAGATACACAAACATATTATAAGTAATCATGtatttttctaatcaaaataaatataacttatgaTCTTTTGGCTCTTACTAAGTCAGTTTCTCGTTCCTTAAAgctacatataattttatttttgaccgTAGAAAACACGGTGGATATCAATAGTCTAACTTAAAGAACTAGTTTATATCATCGGTGACCAAATAGTGTGTCGTCAACTTTGGCTCAATGTATCGATACTTCTTCCATACATATTATACgcttgtatatattttatattatatgttacagttttactttttttttacggtATCATTAAGTCTCTTATCCattaaccaattaaaaaaaaaagccctaATCCGCATGAATATTATATGTATAGGACTTCGAATTTATGGCCAAAATCTGCATGAAAGCTTCGTAATGGCATCCAGGGAGGTGAgaatagaaagaacaaaataatatttttagatcCAATTTTTCCATGTGTTGTATCTTTTGtgtgtataataattatttctcTTATGGTTTTTcgttattatattttcatatatacgtGTATATTTGATTATCAAATATGCgtaaacttattttatttgtataagtGGGAAAGAATGTGTTAGTGGGTTTAGGTGATTATGCGTCGGTATCTTTCCTTTTCAGTgttcctcttttttttgtttcctgttGTCATTTCTATTTGTTCATTTAATCAACGTGAAAAAGTATCTTTAGAATATATTAAACGATGTTGGAAATATTCTGATCCGATCGTTTTCCTTCTTACAGCTGCCTAGCAGCATTGAGCTTCTTAGCAATAAAAATAAGACTTACAGGTTGTGGACAATATATGTCTAGGCTATGAATCCTCCTTCACTTCCTTAAGTCACTCGCTATAATTGGggttcaatattttcttctccatttaATAATTGGTGtcctctatatatattgacCCGACATCCAGAATAAATCATGTGAAAAAAGTAAGATATTTTTACTATTCAATGTCTCCACGGTGAAGATAttgatttgctttttttgtCTCTGCGTAAATCTTATGACGAAAAAGAGattggtaattaaaaaaataaatgactTAAAACATAGTatactttgttttgtgtttagcattttacttttgttctatcattaaaatatagtaattgTGTTATATTTACATGTGTGATTGAAAGatggaaaatgtatatttatattgattaaatttatgattttttatcttttaatgaattttatcCTATTTTAAGCCAGCTTTAGCAATTTCTCCGTGATTTTGTAtatcaacaatatccaaaaaaaaatcatttgactGACATATGTAACTTTTTAACCTTGAtaacaattttttgtatttatttaagaAACCATAATTATCAATGGACCAAAGCAGAGACGCACAATTATGTACATAATACCTTGTTATGTGCGTGTAGATAAAGCAATTAACGTCTTTAGCCaaagaaataatttaataaGTTCTACTTATATTATAATAGAccttctttatataaaaaaatacattttcgtATACTGTTCACatgtgaaaataattatttaagacctgctattttttcaactttaccCTTTTGATTTCTTTACTAATTAATAGTATATAACTTTAGTTCTTTACTTCATTTAGATTACCTCAAAATAAAATTCTTGGACAGCTAATCATGGAACTTATAATAAGGGTAACAACTATAAACAACTGTGTTTTATTCCGGTATCACTTTAGTTTTTTAGgctttaagtttttattttgttaatatcaacaaatttattaaaaagcaCAAAATTGccacacacacatatattaatatatatagatatattgtaAAACCACATAATgtaacttgtttttgttttactttatgatatatacacacacacatatatatatatatatatatatatatataaagtaaaagaatatatagaaataaagtaaaagaatatgTTTCTATGTTTTCAGTTACTTGGTTTTAAATAAGTGTTTCCGGCTTACACAAGTCTCTTATGTTTACTTTTACCATAATGATAAATAGACCGACTCCATTATTGCTCTATATCCCCTGTCTCTCTTCAGTGACACAAAACCAAAGAATAGAGGGAAACAAGATCTAGGAAACCACTCGATAAAGACGATGAATCGATTGAAttttgcggttgcggttgcagTGACGGTTCTTATTGGGGTGTTGGGGTTATCGGAGGCTCAACTTCAAATGAACTTCTACGCAAAAAGCTGTCCAAACGCAGAGAAAATCATTTCGGATCATATTCAAAAGCATATCCATAATGGTCCTTCTCTTGCAGCTCCTCTCATCAGAATGCACTTCCATGATTGCTTCGTTAGGGTATGTATTTAACCTCCTCTAATCCACACATACATatgttcatatgttttttttttttttgataaatatatgtTCATAACATATTTACATTGATATCCACATATTGATATCTACTACACACATCTAGTTAAATAGCTTACTAAAAACGCTGAGGTACTCCAGAAGATGTATcatcatattaatttatttatgttcaaaagaaagaaaaaaaaaatatcatcataaaataaacagaaatgTGAATTTGATAGTAACTTTGAGCTATAGcataattttgattttccttACATATTCGTattgattttggaaaaaatgtaATGAAGGGATGTGATGGATCTGTGTTGATAAATTCGACTTCTGGGAACGCAGAGAAAGATTCACAACCGAATCTAACACTTAGAGGCTTCGGTTTCGTAGAGAGGATCAAGTCTATTCTTGAAAAAGAGTGTCCTAAGACTGTTTCTTGCGCTGATATCATTGCTCTGACCGCTAGGGACGCAGTAGTCGCCACCGTAAGTGtttcaaattataaattagtgaatctttttagtttaattatatttattaacaaaaaaaaattgcaatacaattcgttaattatataaattatattatgatatttttgtacAGGGAGGTCCTTCATGGAGAGTCCCAACGGGAAGAAGAGACGGTAGAATCTCAAACTCTACGGAGGCTTTGAACAACATTCCTCCGCCAACGAGTAATTTCACGACGTTAAAGCGGCTTTTCGCTAACCAAGGCCTTAATCTCAAAGACCTTGTTCTGCTCTCCGGTAAGTTCATTCATTAAACTCAAAATAGTCATATTACTATATTAGTCGTTACGGCTGTttattaaccattttttttggttttttgtttagGGGCTCACACGATTGGTGTCTCTCATTGTTCTTCCATGAACACTCGTCTCTACAACTTCTCGACGACAGTCAAACAAGATCCGTCTCTAGATAGCGAGTACGCAACTATTTTAAAGGCTACGAAATGCAAGATCCTTAATGACAACTCCACCATCCTAGAGATGGATCCTGGCAGCCGCAGAAGCTTCGATCTCAGTTATTACAGGCTTATCCTAAAGAGGAGAGGTTTATTTCAGTCCGATTCTGCTTTGACTACGAACTCAGCCACGTTGAAGATGATCAACGACTTGGTCAACGGTTCTGAACAGACGTTTTATAAAGCTTTCGCTAAGTCAATGGAGAAGATGGGGAGAGTTAAAGTTAAGACGGGCTCTTCTGGTGTGATCAGGACACGTTGTTCTGTCGCCGGAAGTTAGTTTTTATATGTTAACCATGTCGGAGAGTGGTGTGTGCTCTATTCGTTGttgttaagtttttaacttttgggGCGATGtgtttgttaatttaattttgatatgttGTTTGGAAAATGTGTTTATGTACCCAAGAATTGTTTGTTAACGTTCAAAATAATAAGcgaattattacaaatttacaatatttctCACTATTCTGTATCCAGtcttaaattataaatcaactCGTGTGGATTTAAAACCGtaagaaatttattttgttttcacaatGAACAAAACACACACCACTTTTCTCCTTGACTTTGTGTGTTTAGAATTTTTGAGAACTACACATTTTATAAACACACAAAGTCACAAAGCGTTTCATGTTCTTATTATACACtcaagtaaaaataaaacttgacaTAAAAGGCCAATTATTTAGCCATGCAAGTAAACCCATAATACAAGAAATATTCTAAAACGTTCGAGATCATAAGACGATCAAGTAATATTCTCCGTTACGtcttcaacaaaacttttcaaACCAGTTTCAGACGATCCACCGTCCATTAAAGCTACGTGGAACTTCTCGCTCATCTCATTCACTCTCTTCCTCACGTCACTATCTTGGTCCATCAAACACTTGATCCCTCTCTCAATCTCCTCCGCAGTCACAATCTCCATCTCCGACCTCCCCAACAAAAGATCACCTGGCCAATGCTTCTTGATCTCTACCGCCAAACCAAGCTCCTCCACCATCTCAAAAGCGTTAAACTTCTGCTCGGCGTAAAGTGGCCAAATCGCCATCGGAACACCGAACCACAAACTCTCCAACGTCGAGTTCCATCCGCCGTGAGAAACAAAACCTCCGATCGCCGGCTTCTCCATCACGGCTACCTGTGGTGCCCAACCAATCACCTTTCCTCTCTCCTCCGTCCGATCAAGAAACCCTTCCGGAAGTATCTCCTCTAGGTTAGTGAATTCACCGGGAGGCTCCTTCATTATATTCAAGGATGCACGGCGGAGAGACCAGAGAAAACGGTGGCCGCTTTGTTCGAGAGCTACAGCGATTTCTCTTGCTTGGTCCTCACTGAAACCTCCCATACTCCCAAAGCAAAGGAACACTACCGATCTAGGTGGTTGCTCGTCTAACCACTGTAAAATCTCCGATTGCTTCCTGTCCACGGAATCATCCCTAGCTTCGTTTTTGAGATGCAACAATGGTCCTACTGGGTAAACACGTGGAGTATCACCACTGGAGAGAAACTTCAACGCTTGAGGTTCCAGCTCAGGAACCGTATTTACTAAAATGCCCTTAGTCTCTCTGAATCTTCTCGCTTGAGTTACAAAAAAGGAGAGCCACTCTTTTGATTTGAAAATGTAAGGAAGACATTTCAACGGATAAGGACAAGTCAAACTCGGAACCACTAATTCTGCGTCTGAGTCTTCCAACTCGCTCATGTCATAGGTATCATTTGCGTCGTACATGAACTGAATGTGAAACAAGAGTCCGAGAAATCCAGCGTTGGAAGTGTAAAACAAGTACGTCGGGACACCGAATTTGTTAGCGACATCGATCATCGAAGTGCAGTACATATCAACGACGAATCCAGCTAGACGTGGTGAGTCTGGTCGAGTGGGATCTACGAGTTTCGCAACGGCGTCTCTCACCTGTGGTTTTAGACTTTGGATGTGAGAATCAGTCGCCTTCAGCTCGGTTGGTTGTTGATCTCCTCCATAGATTATTTCGTAGCGGATTTGCTTGTTAGATGCAGTGGTGAGCGAGGTGATCATCGATGTGCTTTTGGAATTGAAAGATATGATTACCACGGTGATAGAGAGGTGGTCGTTTTGATCAACTAGTTGCTTGGCCATCTCCACTGTCGCCATGAGATGACTGATAGTCGGAGAAGGAACGAACACCAGCTCgattttcatcttttaaaaatcctctGTATTTGGTGGTGCTGTTTTTCTGAGTTGTAAAGGAagataacttaaaaaaaacatatgagaaaataaaatcaagtaaTGTTTGACTTGTTCActtgtacatacatatatttttcaaaagtaaCACTCATTGTCCATAGTCATGTCCTCTCATGGTTAGACGTAAATGTCTACTCCAATACAACCTTGAGACATTTGTGGACCgtaagtttcaatctttatgttcttttatgttttacattatTTCTTAGCTTCTTAAtgtcttttctttattttgctaCCCTAATTAATCGTTGAGACAatcatttaaagtttaaatattctAATTAATATTTGGTTAAAAAGAAACTTACAACCATTTTAATTCTCTTTAATTTGTTACCTCAAATTAAAGTAGTACATATACATGGGTTTCTATTTAAAGATGACATGCATTGactaaaatgatatttttaaacttaattatGCCTCATTTGGGTACAGACTCGTATTCCCTTATCATTGAAACGATAATTCTTCGTAACGTCTTCAATAAACTTTTGCAACGCAATCCGCGACGATCCACCGTCCAATAGGGCTATGTGACATTTCTTGCTAATCTCCTTCACTTTTTTCCTCACGTCACAATCCTGGTCTATCAGACACTTAATTGATGTCTCTATCTCCTCCGCTGTCACCGTAACCGTCCCCACTCCCGTTAAATGATCGTCTCGCCAGTATTTCTTTATCTCCACAGCCAATCCAAGCTCATCCACCATCATAAATGCGTTAAACTTCTGCTCTGCGTATAACGGCCATGCAGCCATCGGAACGCCGAACCAAAGACTCTCTAGCATCGAGTTCCACCCGCAATGAGTGAAGAATCCTCCAATAGCCGGCTTCGCAAGCACGGCCACCTGCGGAGCCCAACCGACCACTCTTCCTATATCTTTCGTCCGATCAAAGAAACCTTCCGGAAGAACTTCTTCTAAATTCCTAAACTCTTTAGGAGCTTCCCTAAATATATTCGGAGATGCACGACGAAGAGACCAGAGAAACCGTTGGCCACTACGCTCTAGCGCCATTGCGATTTCTCTTGCTTGTTCGTCACTGAAGCCTCCCTTGCTCCCGAAGCAGAGGAACACAACCGAACTAGGTGGTTGCTCGTCTAACCACCGTAAAATATCGGATTGTTTCTCTTCCTTGGAATCATCAACTTGGTTCGTGAGATGTAGCAATGGTCCATAAGTATAAACAGGAGGAGTATCACTACTCGAAAGAAACTTCAACACATAAGGCTCAAGCTCAGAAACAGTGTTTATCAAAATACCCTTCATTTGTCTAAATTTTCTCGCTTGATTTACAAACATGGGGAGCGTCACTTTAGATGCAAAAATGTCAGGAATACACTTCACCGGATAAGGCCGACTCAAACTTGGAACGTTCAACACAGCTTCCGAGTTTACATAATCACTTTCACTAACATCGTACTTGTTCTCATCGTACAGCATCTGAATATGATATCCAAGTGCGAGCATTCCTGCATTCGTGGTATTAAACAAATAACTCGGAACACCAAACTCTTTAGCCACATCTATCATCGAGTAGGAGAATATGTCTAGGATGAACCCAACAATCCTCGGCGAGTCCGGTAGCCTCGAGTAGTCTTTGACGAGTTTCGCAACGACGCGTTTAACCTTTGGCGCCTGGTTCTCGATATGCTTCTCAAAATTTGTTAGCTCGGGGGTTGGTTCATCTTCGGCGGAGTCGGAGGTGATCACTTTGTAACGTAGGCGGCTGTTCGATGCAGCGGAGAGGGCTGCAACGTAATCTGAAGCACCGACTTCGCCTTCGGAAATGATAGGAAGGATGATGACGGTGATAGAAAGGCTGGTTTCACGGTCCACTAGTAACTTCGCCATATCCACCGCTGATCGGAGATGACCGGCTCCAGGAGAAGGGATGAAGACAAGCTCAAAAttcatgttttgttcttcttcttctctttctttttctcttttctctttttcttgtcgGTGCTTTTTGTCTGTACAAAGAATCCCTCCGTTCCACTTTATAAagctattcttttttttttttttggtgcattAAAAGCATCATCTGTATTTAGGTACAAATAAttcaactaataaaaaaacactctagaatattaaaaactataaacattaaattaaaataaataaaacttactaaatttaaaaatatctactaatatttaaagagaaatactctaaaat comes from Camelina sativa cultivar DH55 chromosome 19, Cs, whole genome shotgun sequence and encodes:
- the LOC104767723 gene encoding LOB domain-containing protein 9-like codes for the protein MDVQIINVIREPCALCTTKNKTCSQNCEFAPYFPAEKKLEYKNAHDLFGTPNIMKMMRFAPTTEEKCMLASSILMEGKAWKDDHAKGGFEKIRKLKWEILLRKLYLNELKEKIKVVEEEIKLAL
- the LOC104767724 gene encoding UDP-glycosyltransferase 71B8-like, whose protein sequence is MDVQIINVIREPCALCTTKIKSCSQNCEFAPYFPAEKKLEYKNAHELFGIPNIMKMMRFAPTTEEKCMLASSILMEGKAWKDDHAKGGFEKIRKLKWEILLRKLYLNELKEKIKVVEEEIKLRRYTSAILANPAIGGFVSHCGWNSTLESLWFCVPIATWPFYAEQQFNAFEMLEELGLAVEIRNSFRSETELMTAEEIERGIRCLMEHNSDVRHKVKEMSAKSHVALMDGGSSHTALIKFRQDVTKNIHKS
- the LOC104766079 gene encoding peroxidase 30-like, which gives rise to MNRLNFAVAVAVTVLIGVLGLSEAQLQMNFYAKSCPNAEKIISDHIQKHIHNGPSLAAPLIRMHFHDCFVRGCDGSVLINSTSGNAEKDSQPNLTLRGFGFVERIKSILEKECPKTVSCADIIALTARDAVVATGGPSWRVPTGRRDGRISNSTEALNNIPPPTSNFTTLKRLFANQGLNLKDLVLLSGAHTIGVSHCSSMNTRLYNFSTTVKQDPSLDSEYATILKATKCKILNDNSTILEMDPGSRRSFDLSYYRLILKRRGLFQSDSALTTNSATLKMINDLVNGSEQTFYKAFAKSMEKMGRVKVKTGSSGVIRTRCSVAGS
- the LOC104766080 gene encoding UDP-glycosyltransferase 71B6-like; protein product: MKIELVFVPSPTISHLMATVEMAKQLVDQNDHLSITVVIISFNSKSTSMITSLTTASNKQIRYEIIYGGDQQPTELKATDSHIQSLKPQVRDAVAKLVDPTRPDSPRLAGFVVDMYCTSMIDVANKFGVPTYLFYTSNAGFLGLLFHIQFMYDANDTYDMSELEDSDAELVVPSLTCPYPLKCLPYIFKSKEWLSFFVTQARRFRETKGILVNTVPELEPQALKFLSSGDTPRVYPVGPLLHLKNEARDDSVDRKQSEILQWLDEQPPRSVVFLCFGSMGGFSEDQAREIAVALEQSGHRFLWSLRRASLNIMKEPPGEFTNLEEILPEGFLDRTEERGKVIGWAPQVAVMEKPAIGGFVSHGGWNSTLESLWFGVPMAIWPLYAEQKFNAFEMVEELGLAVEIKKHWPGDLLLGRSEMEIVTAEEIERGIKCLMDQDSDVRKRVNEMSEKFHVALMDGGSSETGLKSFVEDVTENIT
- the LOC104766081 gene encoding UDP-glycosyltransferase 71B7-like — its product is MNFELVFIPSPGAGHLRSAVDMAKLLVDRETSLSITVIILPIISEGEVGASDYVAALSAASNSRLRYKVITSDSAEDEPTPELTNFEKHIENQAPKVKRVVAKLVKDYSRLPDSPRIVGFILDIFSYSMIDVAKEFGVPSYLFNTTNAGMLALGYHIQMLYDENKYDVSESDYVNSEAVLNVPSLSRPYPVKCIPDIFASKVTLPMFVNQARKFRQMKGILINTVSELEPYVLKFLSSSDTPPVYTYGPLLHLTNQVDDSKEEKQSDILRWLDEQPPSSVVFLCFGSKGGFSDEQAREIAMALERSGQRFLWSLRRASPNIFREAPKEFRNLEEVLPEGFFDRTKDIGRVVGWAPQVAVLAKPAIGGFFTHCGWNSMLESLWFGVPMAAWPLYAEQKFNAFMMVDELGLAVEIKKYWRDDHLTGVGTVTVTAEEIETSIKCLIDQDCDVRKKVKEISKKCHIALLDGGSSRIALQKFIEDVTKNYRFNDKGIRVCTQMRHN